The following coding sequences lie in one Desulfovibrio legallii genomic window:
- a CDS encoding sulfite exporter TauE/SafE family protein, with product MWELTLPVLLAGMAAALGGGFIDAIAGGGGLVTMPVLLLTGVPPHMALGANKVSACLGTGVALGNFARSRLVLWRVALAGLGFSLLGSWVGSRLTLLLDAALLGKILVALLPVGLCATLLPQKDRSLPPLPLQGPRFWLPVTLVCLLLGAYDGFFGPGTGSFLILAFHWVLRMGLMQASATAKVLNLASNLGGATVFVLNGVVLWKLALPMAAACCLGNWLGSRMAIRVGPAAVRRFLVVSLSLLLLSLVWQYFFASAG from the coding sequence ATGTGGGAACTGACGCTGCCCGTCCTGCTGGCGGGCATGGCCGCTGCCCTGGGGGGCGGCTTTATCGACGCCATCGCCGGCGGCGGCGGGCTGGTGACCATGCCCGTGCTGCTGCTCACCGGCGTGCCCCCGCACATGGCCCTGGGGGCCAACAAAGTCAGCGCCTGTCTGGGCACGGGCGTGGCCCTGGGCAACTTTGCCCGCAGCCGTCTGGTGCTCTGGCGCGTAGCCCTGGCCGGCCTTGGTTTCTCCCTGCTGGGCTCCTGGGTCGGATCCCGTCTGACCCTGCTGCTGGACGCCGCCCTGCTGGGCAAAATACTGGTGGCTCTGCTGCCCGTGGGCCTCTGCGCCACCCTGCTGCCCCAAAAAGACCGCAGCCTGCCCCCCCTGCCTCTGCAGGGACCGCGCTTCTGGCTGCCCGTAACCCTGGTCTGCCTGCTGCTGGGCGCGTACGACGGCTTTTTCGGCCCCGGCACCGGCAGCTTTCTCATTCTGGCCTTCCACTGGGTGCTGCGCATGGGGCTCATGCAGGCTTCGGCCACGGCCAAGGTGCTCAACCTGGCCTCCAATCTGGGCGGGGCCACGGTCTTCGTCCTCAACGGCGTGGTGCTCTGGAAGCTGGCTTTGCCCATGGCCGCGGCCTGCTGCCTGGGCAACTGGCTGGGCAGCCGCATGGCCATCCGGGTGGGGCCCGCCGCCGTGCGCCGCTTTCTGGTGGTTTCCCTCAGTCTGCTGCTGCTTTCGCTGGTCTGGCAGTATTTTTTTGCATCGGCAGGCTAA
- a CDS encoding D-2-hydroxyacid dehydrogenase: MKITILDGAVLNPGDVDWGPITALGDVTIYDETPADKLAERAKGVDVLLTNKTPLGCADLEKIPDVRMVGVLATGYNTVDIAALAKRNVPVCNVVAYGVSDVAQHAMALLLELCRHTTLHTESVKNGDWIKSRNWCYWKIPPVCLEGLTMGLIGFGSIGRRMGELAHAFGMSVLAYCRTPKDPPAYSPFTFAPLEQLLAAANVVSLHCPLTESTRHIINAKTLALMPKGSFLLNTARGPLVDEAAAAAALKSGQLRGLGTDVLSTEPPQMNNPLLSAPNTLITPHIAWATTRARQNIINLTAENIRRWQAGTPINVVNGVK; encoded by the coding sequence ATGAAAATCACCATTCTGGACGGCGCGGTGCTCAATCCCGGCGACGTGGACTGGGGTCCCATCACCGCTCTGGGCGATGTAACCATTTATGACGAAACCCCGGCGGACAAACTGGCGGAACGGGCCAAAGGCGTGGACGTGCTGCTGACCAACAAAACGCCCCTGGGCTGCGCAGATCTGGAAAAAATTCCCGACGTGCGCATGGTGGGCGTGCTGGCCACGGGCTACAATACCGTGGATATCGCCGCCCTGGCCAAGCGCAACGTGCCTGTGTGCAACGTGGTGGCCTACGGCGTGAGCGACGTGGCGCAGCACGCCATGGCCCTGCTGCTGGAACTTTGCCGCCACACCACCCTGCATACCGAAAGCGTCAAAAATGGCGACTGGATCAAAAGCCGCAACTGGTGCTACTGGAAAATTCCACCTGTCTGTCTGGAAGGGCTGACTATGGGCCTCATCGGCTTCGGCTCCATTGGTCGGCGCATGGGCGAACTGGCCCACGCCTTCGGCATGAGCGTGCTGGCCTACTGCCGTACGCCCAAGGATCCGCCCGCGTACAGCCCCTTTACCTTTGCCCCGCTGGAACAGCTGCTGGCCGCCGCCAACGTGGTTTCGCTGCACTGCCCCCTGACCGAAAGCACGCGCCATATCATCAATGCCAAAACCCTGGCCCTCATGCCCAAGGGGAGCTTTTTGCTGAACACGGCGCGCGGCCCCCTGGTGGACGAAGCCGCCGCGGCAGCTGCCCTCAAAAGCGGCCAGCTGCGCGGCCTGGGCACAGACGTACTTTCCACCGAGCCGCCCCAGATGAACAACCCCCTGCTCAGCGCGCCCAACACGCTGATCACCCCGCACATTGCCTGGGCCACCACCCGCGCCCGCCAGAACATCATCAACCTCACAGCGGAAAACATCCGCCGCTGGCAGGCCGGTACGCCCATCAACGTGGTCAACGGGGTCAAATAA
- a CDS encoding amidohydrolase family protein: MRIDIHTHAFHPKIARKAVDHLNAYYQLTCAGDGTIDHLLARQSAAGIDKCVVLCAATAPAQVIPANNYAIALQRAHPDRVIAFGTLHPGYAQWQKELDRLKAANIRGIKLHPDFQGFRLDDPRLWPIFEAAQKDFIFEIHIGDAMRPESAPSCPYKLAAILDAFPGLRIIAAHFGGYRMWAHSLKVLGGKLRENLWLDTSSTSPFATPLLLRRLLAAFPSERILFGTDWPLYDPLDERRRLQQKAGLDAEGMDRLLTNAAALFGPGHGQDAAAPVQAVPPLSVAAGH; encoded by the coding sequence GTGCGCATAGACATCCATACCCACGCCTTTCACCCCAAAATCGCGCGTAAAGCCGTGGACCACCTCAATGCCTACTATCAGCTCACCTGCGCCGGCGATGGCACCATAGACCACCTGCTGGCCCGACAAAGCGCCGCCGGAATTGACAAATGCGTGGTGCTCTGCGCGGCCACGGCCCCGGCCCAGGTCATCCCGGCCAACAATTATGCCATAGCCCTGCAGCGTGCGCATCCCGACAGGGTCATTGCCTTCGGCACCCTGCACCCCGGCTACGCCCAATGGCAAAAAGAGCTGGACCGCCTCAAGGCCGCCAACATCCGGGGGATCAAGCTGCACCCGGACTTTCAGGGCTTTCGCCTGGACGACCCGCGCCTGTGGCCCATCTTTGAAGCGGCTCAGAAGGATTTTATTTTTGAAATCCACATCGGCGACGCCATGCGCCCGGAAAGCGCGCCCTCCTGCCCCTACAAGCTGGCCGCCATTCTGGACGCCTTTCCAGGCTTGCGCATCATTGCCGCCCACTTCGGCGGCTACCGCATGTGGGCGCACTCGCTCAAGGTGCTGGGCGGCAAATTGCGGGAAAATCTCTGGCTGGACACCTCCAGCACCTCGCCCTTTGCCACGCCCTTGCTGTTACGACGGCTGCTGGCCGCCTTCCCGTCAGAGCGCATCCTCTTCGGCACAGACTGGCCCCTCTACGATCCTCTGGACGAACGCCGCCGCCTGCAACAAAAAGCCGGCCTCGACGCTGAGGGAATGGACCGCCTGCTGACCAACGCCGCGGCCCTTTTCGGCCCAGGCCACGGGCAAGACGCCGCCGCGCCGGTCCAGGCAGTCCCGCCCCTTTCCGTGGCCGCCGGCCATTGA
- a CDS encoding DNA polymerase III subunit delta, producing the protein MSTPRPGFSLLICPDGQLLRARLDRLLAAHPPRSGVWERRVYWGDEEPPAAFWEELTLPGLLGASRALVVRQAQLWPVAVWKKLSRALSRPTEQCWPFFCLEVPWEKGQPKLPAALTKLRCLKFAEEQGWLWRHEGLTPYSLKNHLVQRGRALGLRFAPDALERLCASVPPDARAVENELEKILLLRAALTAQGAPQPPEVDLSQIPTGGWSPDCNVFACIQHMEAGNITALWQELARNEDGSGLLFSFLALLARELRLLWQIKAGENVRLYPKDAAAKRALAARLSPATLAEALAHVMDAEWQVKSGRRSPEQSLDFLAARLTGLLAPAETAH; encoded by the coding sequence ATGAGCACTCCACGCCCCGGCTTTTCCCTCCTGATCTGCCCGGACGGCCAGCTCCTGCGCGCCCGCCTGGACCGCCTGCTGGCGGCCCATCCCCCCCGCTCCGGCGTCTGGGAACGCCGCGTCTACTGGGGCGATGAGGAACCGCCAGCCGCTTTCTGGGAAGAGCTGACCCTGCCCGGCCTGCTGGGCGCCTCCCGCGCTCTGGTGGTGCGGCAGGCCCAGCTCTGGCCCGTGGCAGTGTGGAAAAAACTTTCGCGCGCGCTCTCCCGCCCTACAGAACAGTGCTGGCCTTTTTTTTGCCTGGAAGTCCCGTGGGAAAAAGGCCAACCCAAACTGCCCGCGGCCCTGACCAAGCTGCGCTGCCTGAAGTTTGCTGAAGAACAGGGCTGGCTGTGGCGGCACGAGGGCCTCACCCCCTACAGTCTTAAAAACCACCTTGTGCAGCGGGGCCGTGCCCTGGGCCTGCGCTTTGCGCCCGACGCTCTGGAACGGCTCTGCGCCTCGGTGCCGCCCGACGCCAGAGCCGTGGAAAACGAGCTGGAAAAAATTTTGCTGCTGCGGGCGGCGCTGACGGCCCAGGGCGCGCCCCAGCCCCCTGAGGTGGACCTGAGCCAGATCCCCACAGGCGGCTGGAGCCCGGACTGCAACGTCTTTGCCTGCATCCAACATATGGAGGCCGGCAATATCACGGCCCTCTGGCAGGAGCTGGCCCGCAACGAAGACGGCTCCGGCCTGCTTTTCTCCTTTCTGGCCCTGCTGGCCAGGGAACTGCGTCTGCTCTGGCAGATCAAAGCCGGTGAGAACGTACGCCTTTACCCCAAGGACGCCGCGGCCAAACGCGCCCTGGCCGCACGCCTGAGCCCCGCAACCCTGGCCGAGGCTCTGGCCCATGTTATGGACGCCGAATGGCAGGTCAAGAGCGGCCGCCGCAGCCCGGAACAAAGTCTGGATTTTCTGGCCGCACGCCTCACGGGGCTGCTGGCCCCGGCGGAGACCGCCCACTGA
- the lon gene encoding endopeptidase La gives MSDFDKKTTLTPSETGPTPDANPQPEHEAAAPETGEHEGGPSAQAVPDVLPVLPVRDVVIFNYMILPLFIGREKSVRAVDAALQNGRHLLVCAQKEESTEDPRPEDLYQVGTVVQVMRMLKMPDSRVKILVQGVSRAKVEAFSRVEPYLEARITTLSERTAVTDATVEALLRSVREQSEKVLTLRGLSSPDVLAVLQGVDDPGRLADLIAANMRVKTAEAQRILETEDPIERLMLVNTQLQREVEVATVQARIQSSAREGMDKAQKDYFLREQLKAIRNELGDKDEDAEEDLENLRKALDKAGLPKDVRKEADKQLRRLAGMHADSSEANVARTYLDWLVELPWKKLSRDRLDIAHAKEILDADHCGLDKVKDRILEFLSVRKLNPQSKGPILCFAGPPGVGKTSLGRSIARAMGRKFQRLSLGGMHDEAEIRGHRRTYIGAMPGRIIQALKQAGTRNPVMVLDEVDKIGTDFRGDPSSALLEVLDPEQNYTFSDHYLNVPFDLSKVMFICTANHLDTIPAPLRDRMEVISLPGYTLQEKTEIARKHLLPKKVEENGLEGKDVVVSDAALVKVVREYTREAGLRNLERELSSICRKLARRKAEGEDGPFKVGVADVEKLLGAPRFIEDEKEKTLLPGMALGLAWTPAGGEVLTVEATVMKGKGGLTLTGQLGDVMKESAQAALSYIRSRADELGVDPGFITKHDIHVHVPAGATPKDGPSAGVTLTTALISALSGRCVRADLCMTGEITLQGRVLPVGGIKEKILAGVARGLKHVVIPYQNVKDLEDVPKDLLKRISVHPVHHYDELPSLVFEDAQGGARPTGSGSGRGGKAKTAAAKTAARPRARRREGAEA, from the coding sequence ATGAGCGATTTTGACAAAAAAACCACTTTGACGCCCAGCGAAACCGGCCCCACGCCCGACGCGAACCCGCAGCCGGAGCATGAGGCCGCCGCGCCCGAAACCGGCGAACACGAAGGCGGCCCTTCCGCCCAGGCCGTGCCCGACGTGCTGCCCGTACTGCCCGTGCGCGATGTGGTCATCTTTAATTATATGATCCTGCCCCTGTTCATCGGGCGGGAAAAATCCGTGCGCGCCGTGGACGCGGCCCTGCAGAACGGCCGCCATTTGCTGGTCTGCGCCCAGAAGGAAGAAAGCACCGAAGACCCCCGGCCTGAAGACCTCTACCAGGTGGGCACGGTGGTGCAGGTCATGCGCATGCTCAAAATGCCCGACTCGCGCGTCAAAATCCTGGTGCAGGGCGTAAGTCGCGCCAAGGTGGAGGCCTTCAGTCGGGTGGAACCCTATCTGGAGGCCCGCATCACCACCCTGAGCGAACGCACGGCCGTCACCGACGCCACGGTGGAAGCCCTGTTGCGCTCCGTACGCGAGCAGAGCGAAAAAGTGCTCACCCTGCGCGGGCTTTCCTCGCCGGACGTGCTGGCCGTGCTGCAGGGCGTGGACGACCCCGGCCGCCTGGCGGACCTCATCGCCGCCAACATGCGCGTAAAAACCGCCGAGGCCCAGCGCATCCTAGAAACGGAAGACCCCATCGAACGCCTTATGCTGGTCAATACCCAGCTCCAGCGCGAAGTGGAAGTGGCCACCGTGCAGGCCCGCATCCAGAGCTCCGCCCGCGAAGGCATGGACAAGGCGCAGAAGGACTATTTTCTGCGCGAGCAGCTCAAGGCCATCCGCAATGAGCTGGGCGACAAGGACGAAGACGCCGAAGAAGACCTGGAAAACCTGCGCAAGGCCCTGGATAAAGCCGGCCTGCCCAAGGATGTGCGCAAAGAGGCCGACAAGCAGCTGCGCCGCCTGGCGGGCATGCACGCCGATTCCTCCGAAGCCAATGTGGCGCGCACCTATCTGGACTGGCTGGTGGAGCTGCCGTGGAAAAAGCTCTCCCGCGACCGCCTGGACATCGCCCACGCCAAGGAAATCCTGGATGCAGACCACTGTGGTCTGGACAAGGTCAAAGACCGCATCCTGGAATTTCTGAGCGTACGCAAGCTCAACCCCCAGTCCAAGGGCCCCATCCTCTGCTTTGCGGGCCCTCCCGGCGTGGGCAAAACCTCGCTGGGGCGCTCCATTGCACGGGCCATGGGCCGCAAATTCCAGCGGCTTTCTCTGGGCGGCATGCACGACGAGGCCGAAATCCGCGGGCACCGGCGCACCTATATCGGGGCCATGCCCGGACGCATCATCCAGGCCCTCAAACAGGCCGGCACGCGCAACCCCGTCATGGTCCTCGACGAAGTGGACAAGATCGGCACGGACTTTCGCGGCGACCCCTCCTCGGCCCTGCTGGAAGTGCTGGACCCGGAGCAGAACTACACCTTCAGCGACCACTACCTGAACGTCCCCTTTGATCTCTCCAAGGTCATGTTCATCTGCACCGCCAACCACTTGGACACCATCCCGGCGCCCCTGCGCGACCGCATGGAGGTCATCTCCCTGCCCGGCTACACCCTGCAGGAAAAGACCGAAATCGCCCGCAAGCACCTGCTGCCCAAAAAAGTTGAAGAAAACGGCCTAGAAGGAAAAGATGTGGTTGTAAGCGACGCGGCCCTGGTCAAGGTGGTGCGCGAATACACCCGCGAGGCCGGCCTGCGCAATCTGGAGCGTGAGCTCTCCTCCATCTGCCGCAAACTGGCCCGCCGTAAGGCCGAAGGCGAAGACGGCCCCTTCAAGGTGGGCGTGGCGGATGTGGAAAAGCTCCTGGGCGCGCCCCGCTTTATAGAAGATGAAAAGGAAAAGACCCTCCTGCCCGGCATGGCTCTGGGCCTGGCCTGGACCCCGGCGGGCGGCGAAGTGCTCACTGTAGAGGCCACGGTCATGAAGGGCAAGGGCGGGCTCACCCTCACCGGTCAGCTGGGCGACGTCATGAAGGAAAGCGCCCAGGCGGCCCTGAGCTACATCCGCAGCCGGGCCGACGAGCTGGGCGTGGACCCCGGCTTCATCACCAAACACGACATCCATGTGCATGTGCCCGCAGGGGCCACGCCCAAGGACGGCCCCTCGGCGGGCGTCACCCTGACCACGGCCCTCATCTCGGCCCTGAGCGGCCGCTGCGTGCGCGCCGACCTCTGCATGACCGGCGAAATCACCCTCCAGGGCCGGGTGCTGCCCGTGGGCGGCATCAAGGAAAAGATCCTGGCGGGCGTGGCGCGCGGCCTCAAGCACGTGGTCATCCCCTACCAGAACGTGAAGGATCTGGAAGACGTGCCCAAAGACCTGCTCAAGCGCATCAGCGTGCACCCCGTGCACCACTATGACGAACTGCCGTCTCTGGTCTTTGAAGACGCCCAGGGCGGTGCGCGCCCGACGGGCAGCGGCTCCGGTCGGGGCGGCAAGGCTAAAACCGCTGCGGCCAAAACCGCCGCCAGGCCGCGCGCCCGGCGACGGGAAGGCGCGGAGGCCTAG
- a CDS encoding sensor domain-containing diguanylate cyclase, which yields MQHTAPSPFSSTERKILLVVLVAILGTGLSTYAIFQQTLSRVMTATLVNRSDAVFSLLGQRIPPASLTCIRSREDAHGPLYRSVHRMLANTRHLTAVRYLYTASRNAAGQVTYVVDGLPLDAADFRYPGDLLESEVLPMVRRCLDGQTVCEGAVLQTSWGKIIPACAPIADDRGVVGALVIEYDLDGFATDIRRSFSYSLVTTGVIALGIALLTGWLLRRLAVPLYRRLAYTDLLTGVYNRNAFELDLRRLHNTGAEKNLVLLSCDLNLLKTINDQRGHAAGDATIRTLAGLLVRQFQDAGQTYRIGGDEFVTVLHGVSPESILQTITAMEAKAQGTAIAGFPLSFAWGVAAFDPEQDANLHATLTRADARMYARKHACKKAPPQSPARPCSPEDKPAQ from the coding sequence ATGCAGCACACCGCCCCTTCTCCTTTTTCCAGCACGGAGCGCAAAATCCTGCTCGTAGTGCTGGTGGCCATTCTGGGCACGGGCCTGAGTACCTACGCCATCTTCCAACAGACGCTCAGCCGCGTTATGACCGCCACCCTGGTCAACCGTTCCGACGCCGTCTTCAGCCTGCTGGGCCAACGCATTCCGCCCGCCAGCCTTACCTGCATCCGCAGCCGTGAAGACGCACACGGCCCCCTCTACCGCAGCGTGCACAGAATGCTGGCCAACACCCGTCACCTTACGGCCGTGCGTTACCTGTACACGGCCAGCCGCAACGCCGCGGGCCAGGTCACCTATGTAGTAGACGGGCTCCCCCTCGACGCCGCAGACTTTCGCTATCCCGGCGACCTGCTGGAATCTGAGGTGCTCCCCATGGTGCGGCGCTGTCTGGACGGGCAGACGGTCTGCGAAGGGGCCGTGCTGCAGACCTCCTGGGGCAAAATCATCCCGGCCTGCGCGCCCATAGCTGATGACAGGGGCGTGGTGGGGGCCCTGGTCATAGAATACGACCTGGACGGCTTCGCCACCGACATCCGGCGGTCTTTTTCCTACAGTCTGGTGACCACGGGCGTCATTGCCCTGGGCATTGCGCTGCTCACGGGCTGGTTGCTGCGTCGACTGGCCGTGCCCCTCTATCGCCGACTGGCCTATACGGACCTGCTCACCGGCGTTTACAACCGCAATGCTTTTGAACTGGACCTGCGCCGCCTGCACAACACGGGTGCGGAAAAAAATCTTGTGCTTCTGAGCTGCGACCTCAATCTGCTCAAGACCATCAACGATCAGCGCGGCCACGCGGCGGGCGACGCCACCATCCGCACCCTGGCGGGATTGCTGGTGCGCCAGTTTCAGGATGCGGGGCAGACCTACCGCATCGGCGGCGACGAATTTGTGACTGTCCTGCACGGCGTATCGCCTGAAAGCATACTCCAGACCATTACGGCAATGGAGGCCAAAGCGCAGGGGACGGCCATCGCCGGCTTTCCACTGAGTTTCGCCTGGGGCGTGGCCGCCTTTGACCCAGAACAGGACGCCAACCTCCACGCCACCCTCACCCGCGCCGACGCCCGCATGTACGCCCGCAAACACGCCTGCAAGAAAGCCCCGCCCCAGAGCCCCGCGCGGCCTTGCTCTCCGGAAGACAAACCGGCGCAGTAG
- a CDS encoding tetratricopeptide repeat protein, translated as MSNQLDYEINKELGECYLFMGDFDKAEEYYRKAASSGAQNAAPYMGLATVAVQRSELDKALVLYQKAAAVEETDKALCGIGLVLMEQGKHEAAYDHFARALHKSAENIVALNCLVREAYQLGRVEEVLPYLEDTLQTGAEAEAVRVTLAGCLIYLGRSDEARQHLESVLGVNPGNASAKELFDTMAA; from the coding sequence ATGAGCAACCAACTGGATTACGAAATCAACAAAGAACTGGGCGAGTGCTACCTGTTTATGGGCGATTTTGACAAGGCCGAAGAATATTACCGCAAAGCCGCCAGCAGCGGCGCGCAGAATGCCGCGCCCTATATGGGGCTGGCTACGGTGGCCGTGCAGCGCTCCGAGCTGGACAAGGCCCTGGTCCTCTACCAGAAGGCCGCCGCCGTGGAAGAAACCGACAAGGCCCTCTGCGGCATCGGCCTGGTACTGATGGAACAGGGCAAGCACGAGGCGGCCTATGACCACTTTGCCCGCGCCCTGCACAAATCGGCGGAAAATATCGTGGCCCTCAACTGCCTGGTGCGCGAGGCCTACCAGCTGGGCCGGGTGGAAGAAGTCCTGCCCTATCTGGAAGACACCCTGCAGACCGGCGCGGAGGCCGAGGCCGTGCGCGTGACTCTGGCCGGCTGCCTCATCTATCTGGGCCGCAGCGATGAAGCCCGTCAGCACCTGGAAAGCGTGCTGGGCGTCAACCCCGGCAACGCCAGCGCCAAGGAACTGTTCGACACCATGGCCGCCTGA
- a CDS encoding JAB domain-containing protein codes for MTAKPASNPSSYLGHRARVRERLAHEATAVADYEVLELLLGYGLTRKDTKPLAKELLQRFGSIRGVLDARPDELLAVPGFGPGLLAFWQVLRETRARSVAAPVRRREVLATPEAVARMAQARLAGCPHEECWLALVDQRNGLIAWERLRRGGVAEIPLYPRDVLEAALAHKAGGIILVHNHPGGHALPSQADKLLTEELQRLAPRLGLRFLDHVIVTEGDCYSITQAQRICLQSGSNI; via the coding sequence ATGACAGCAAAGCCGGCATCCAATCCTTCAAGCTATCTTGGCCACAGGGCCAGAGTGCGTGAACGGCTGGCCCACGAGGCCACGGCAGTAGCGGATTATGAAGTGCTGGAGCTTTTACTGGGCTATGGGCTGACCCGCAAGGACACCAAGCCTCTGGCCAAGGAACTGCTGCAGCGTTTCGGCAGCATCCGCGGCGTGCTGGACGCCCGTCCGGACGAACTGCTGGCCGTGCCCGGCTTTGGACCGGGGCTGCTGGCCTTCTGGCAGGTACTGCGCGAAACCCGGGCCCGCAGCGTGGCGGCCCCGGTACGCCGACGCGAGGTGCTGGCCACCCCGGAAGCCGTGGCCCGAATGGCCCAGGCCCGGCTGGCCGGATGCCCGCACGAGGAATGCTGGCTGGCCCTGGTGGACCAGCGCAACGGCCTGATCGCCTGGGAACGCCTGCGTCGCGGCGGCGTGGCGGAGATACCCCTCTACCCCCGCGACGTGCTGGAGGCGGCCCTTGCCCACAAGGCCGGCGGCATCATCCTGGTCCACAACCACCCCGGCGGGCATGCCCTGCCGTCACAGGCGGACAAACTGCTGACGGAGGAACTGCAAAGGCTGGCGCCGCGCCTGGGCCTGCGCTTTCTGGACCATGTCATCGTTACAGAGGGAGACTGCTACAGCATCACGCAAGCACAGCGCATATGCCTGCAGTCGGGGAGTAATATATGA
- a CDS encoding DMT family protein — MHLPVPCITVGLLLCSNVFMTFAWYGHLRYKSAALPLVILTSWGLAFFEYTLQVPANRIGYGYFSAAELKTVQEVISLCVFMAFSVFWLHEPLRWNHVLGFALIVLAAWVIFKKW, encoded by the coding sequence ATGCACCTGCCCGTTCCCTGCATCACCGTGGGGCTGCTGCTTTGCTCCAACGTTTTCATGACCTTTGCCTGGTACGGGCACCTGCGTTACAAAAGCGCGGCTCTGCCTCTGGTCATTCTGACCAGCTGGGGCCTCGCCTTTTTTGAATACACCTTGCAGGTGCCGGCCAACCGCATAGGTTATGGCTATTTTTCCGCCGCGGAACTCAAAACCGTGCAGGAGGTCATCTCGCTTTGCGTGTTCATGGCCTTTTCCGTCTTCTGGCTGCACGAACCCCTGCGCTGGAACCATGTGCTGGGCTTTGCCCTCATCGTGCTGGCTGCCTGGGTCATCTTTAAAAAATGGTAA
- a CDS encoding TatD family hydrolase, translating to MSKKSVTRVDPLTLALPLGGVDSHAHLDGEEFDQDREAVLTRARAVGLSQIGNIFQGPEAFAAGRGLFDAHPEVFFVLGVHPCEGQRCTPACLAAMDAAFAAEPRLRAVGEIGLDFHWPDCPREIQLQAFADQLDLARARNLPVVIHCRDAEDEALTLLEARGFAGYPLLWHCFGKGPDLARRLTHNGWHISVPGPITYKANENLRQAVPFIPADRLLLETDAPYLAPHPWRGQRNEPAFTVFTAQALAAARDEDPARLWRRCGDNARRFFGLTTQA from the coding sequence ATGTCCAAAAAATCCGTAACCCGAGTGGATCCCCTGACTCTGGCCCTGCCCCTGGGTGGCGTGGACAGCCACGCCCATCTGGACGGCGAAGAATTTGACCAGGACCGCGAAGCCGTGCTGACCCGCGCCAGGGCCGTGGGCCTGAGCCAGATAGGCAATATCTTTCAGGGGCCGGAAGCCTTTGCCGCGGGGCGCGGCCTGTTTGACGCCCACCCGGAAGTTTTTTTTGTACTGGGCGTCCACCCCTGCGAAGGCCAGCGCTGCACTCCGGCCTGCCTTGCGGCCATGGACGCGGCTTTTGCCGCCGAACCGCGCTTACGGGCCGTGGGCGAAATCGGCCTGGACTTTCACTGGCCGGACTGCCCGCGCGAAATCCAGCTGCAGGCCTTTGCCGACCAGCTGGACCTGGCCCGCGCCCGCAATCTGCCCGTGGTCATCCACTGCCGCGACGCCGAAGACGAAGCCCTGACCCTGCTGGAGGCGCGCGGTTTTGCCGGCTACCCCCTGCTCTGGCACTGCTTCGGCAAAGGGCCGGACCTGGCCCGCCGCCTGACGCACAACGGCTGGCACATTTCCGTGCCCGGCCCCATCACCTACAAGGCCAACGAGAATCTTCGCCAGGCCGTGCCCTTCATTCCCGCCGACCGCCTGCTGCTGGAAACGGACGCCCCCTACCTTGCTCCCCACCCCTGGCGCGGCCAACGCAACGAGCCTGCCTTTACGGTCTTCACGGCCCAGGCCCTGGCCGCAGCGCGCGACGAAGATCCCGCCCGGCTCTGGCGGCGCTGCGGCGACAACGCCCGCCGCTTCTTCGGCCTGACGACGCAGGCCTGA